The following are encoded in a window of Plasmodium vivax chromosome 10, whole genome shotgun sequence genomic DNA:
- a CDS encoding P-type ATPase, putative (encoded by transcript PVX_097770A), whose protein sequence is MGRVCKADSLPVTYPELTYICSFYLFLLISFLVWCLRKNRFRSKINERHKWKNSEAHAKNEKVEFFNYIYEAGEEDDSDDIVVRQEGYQNSFVGFALKNTSIFLYVCTHVIILFLIANEYCIHEGGEILWNDRAFVFFIFLLLCFSITYGILTVRKHLHSFFLKPSLLKDSDYVLIYTKSDEYANTCKTSLRRSFFHALSWASRWSHTLRRRFRHYVNVYVRYQGVIKRALLLEITKWGFIHRGAEFGSARPGNSEEGRSHHGKYEDILEDPRLLGGHARKGASKAAGKASGKAIGKMGGIVPPPVETKGAAPPLTVHKVKVQTSEKNLRYFFFRSMKYVYNEEKDAFHNIALTIEEKVNSLDFNFLLKKGGLNNSEIVNNLNDYGYNNIHLEFCSFFKSIKRELLDGIYMFQLFITYKNFFWKEVITSLIWLVISFLSVVNKIRKNEKNKKEIYENIQSSNNTVVTVYRNSIVQHVPSSNLTIGDVIIINSTMTMPCDCVLLTGQVLVDESLLTGESRPMKKTCISNLSSFNSFDSGIYSSSSDSFPFGETPKGKKSQWKNASPHAANPLSDQFRGNTNHERYTKGEYYRAKRNFHHNNILYSGTDVISTMNATESIYAVVISVSIYTYKGKYMQNVLFPNPLLFKYDSQLPIVFLFTILFSLICMYFQIRSLGLNMTSIFYTIGTMSQILPVWTPVVLNMGLNISTNRLKEEKNIRCIAPSRIPICGKIRIFFFDKTGTLTGHKIEFSGVHFSNNVLNEQKGQLCARENHSKSVSDDTYDVKYESYYPSSKVNFSSVGKSASPGMEDAPRGGSSVPHGGASSGGGSQSDQNVVAVMDHMSGAPHADGASARSLYSSVDEGVAPVVVPSGQAANGASSASGRESGPVVGDNDPVEDKMGVSGDACRAGEPPDGANASQPSSGDIFQSYDETDENRYPENQSKEVPIGGEAQTGGPPHQGDPIGGANPSTLPNGEKENPNEESFLREAEEQHTLESKSFSIEMDTDESPKRAKKQRESTPIVGRENVSQKSAEEETEQMGEEPPMRSCHFNESNSSMNSITSLLYNSKLMWANKATLKNTPPNYHLLVYALAGCACVYSDTLTENVYGHEIDKRLFEATEMKISNYINKYNMNVKKVSLKINYTFKHFDILKTFEFDYFTKISTTLAYGYFNLGEKNFVVFSKGSFDKIYRKCIKNEEVHFFKKKEQEYSKNGFYVIGLAFRIIGGMSFEEILQLPREELEKDMSFLSLIMFSNYIKKDAGLVIQTLKGSSIRPVILTGDNAYNCLYVGNKIGLFNSINFYESFLSISMNGKEHSNDNSNSNANASSNSAEGILNERENLFLSTETKFLSFENFIKSNAQGGGEDASEQRGREVTPPVVGTHEKGEEVGTPQNSRLPRGASSKIYRDMDEDYAGGETTALLHGGQRPSQGGAPNGHPASNGGSRFPVEEAPFLEAVSQVNPPHSKNSCYTNEQNEQRSENVIVYGYMQEPPTDLVFVNIQNDKRVNSQEVLFGNAYKEIILTGEAYTYIRHTIFDISNEEEDIPSYGNVERLEGYKNFLLRVRIFSRLTPNNKIEVIKDFIKYDYISGMCGDGSNDCGALKISHAGLALSDADTSVVSPFSSKNDNIKSVIDVLREGRACLVTSINCYKYMLLYGFMISVVKIVLFMNAHAVMSEYGYLFFDNVILLLLAKSMTLSRPARKLKTQTPTSSIIGAQTIISLLSNLVVNFFFLYIIMLQFFYVYDLPSSYEMNSSAPKSSWWLMSDNYESFLACVWFCFQIVNSAFIFTFGGKYRKPIFSNYTFMGYYCLINSFLLYLTVGGPNRLTCLFRMNCNDEVSRATKFKVLDLFSYSASGLSFYGPNGNNILTTGHKLKFLFLNLLNIAANICISKYVLCEPLYNMVRRFFNFQNRKVPV, encoded by the exons ATGGGCCGGGTTTGCAAAGCGGACAGCCTGCCAGTGACCTACCCCGAACTCACGTACATCTGCTCCTTCTACCTCTTCCTGCTGATAAGCTTCCTGGTATGGTGTCTACGCAAAAATAGATTcagaagcaaaataaatgaaaggCACAAATGGAAGAATAGCGAGGCCcacgcaaaaaatgaaaaggtagAATTTTTTAACTACATTTATGAGGCGGGGGAAGAGGACGACTCGGATGACATTGTGGTTAGACAAGAAGGGTACCAAAATAGCTTTGTCGGTTTCGCTCTGAAGAATACCTCCATCTTCCTATACGTATGCACCCATGTGATTATCCTCTTTCTAATTGCAAATGAGTATTGCATTCACGAGGGGGGTGAAATCTTGTGGAATGACCGAGCCtttgttttcttcatttttctgctCCTCTGCTTTTCCATTACGTATGGCATTTTGACAGTGAGGAAGCACCTGCacagcttttttttgaaacccTCCCTCCTGAAAGATAGTGATTATGTGTTGATATACACCAAGAGCGATGAGTACGCCAATACGTGTAAGACCTCCCTGAGGCGAAGTTTCTTTCATGCCCTTAGTTGGGCTAGCAGATGGTCTCACACGTTAAGAAGACGCTTCCGGCACTATGTGAATGTGTATGTGCGCTACCAGGGGGTGATAAAGCGCGCGCTCCTTTTGGAAATTACCAAGTGGGGCTTCATCCACAGGGGGGCAGAATTTGGAAGCGCGCGCCCAGGCAACAGTGAGGAGGGGCGAAGCCACCACGGAAAGTATGAAGACATTTTGGAGGACCCGCGTTTGTTAGGCGGCCACGCGAGGAAGGGGGCCAGCAAAGCGGCGGGGAAAGCGTCAGGCAAAGCGATCGGCAAAATGGGCGGTATAGTGCCCCCCCCGGTGGAGACCAAAGGGGCCGCCCCCCCGCTAACCGTGCACAAGGTAAAAGTGCAAACCAGCGAAAAGAACCTGCgctacttcttcttcagaAGCATGAAATACGTCTACAACGAAGAGAAGGACGCCTTCCACAACATCGCGCTCACCATTGAGGAGAAGGTAAACAGCCTCGACTTCAATTTCCTACTGAAGAAGGGGGGACTAAATAACAGCGAAATTGTTAACAACCTGAATGACTACGGCTATAACAATATACACCTCGAATTTTGCTCCTTCTttaaaagcataaaaagaGAGCTCCTGGATGGGATCTACATGTTCCAGCTATTcataacatataaaaattttttttggaaggaGGTAATAACTTCCCTCATTTGGCTAGTCATTTCATTCCTAAGTGTTGTAAacaaaattaggaaaaatgaaaaaaataaaaaagaaatttatgaGAATATCCAATCGAGCAACAACACCGTCGTGACGGTGTATAGGAATTCCATCGTTCAACATGTCCCCTCTAGTAACTTAACCATAGGAGATGTCATCATCATCAATTCTACGATGACTATGCCGTGTGATTGTGTCCTTCTGACGGGGCAAGTGTTAGTAGATGAAAGTTTGCTCACTGGGGAATCCAGGCCTATGAAAAAGACGTGCATATCAAATTTGAGCTCCTTCAACTCCTTTGACAGTGGGATCTACTCATCGTCTAGTGattccttcccttttggggaaactcccaaggggaagaagtccCAATGGAAGAACGCTTCCCCACATGCAGCCAATCCGTTAAGTGACCAATTCAGGGGGAACACCAACCATGAGAGATACACCAAAGGGGAGTACTACCGAGCAAAGAGAAACTTCCACCACAACAATATTTTATACTCTGGAACGGATGTCATTTCCACGATGAACGCCACAGAGAGCATCTACGCAGTGGTGATCAGTGTCAGCATATACACCTACAAGGGGAAGTACATGCAGAATGTTCTCTTCCCAAATCCACTCCTCTTCAAATACGACTCCCAACTACCCATCGTCTTTCTCTTTACCATTCTCTTTTCCCtcatatgcatgtatttCCAAATACGTTCCCTGGGACTTAACATgacctccattttttacacCATCGGGACCATGTCACAGATACTACCTGTGTGGACCCCCGTTGTTCTAAACATGGGGTTAAACATATCAACGAATAGattgaaggaggagaaaaacatCCGGTGCATTGCTCCATCGAGAATTCCCATCTGCGGGAAAATTaggatcttttttttcgacaAAACGGGGACTCTCACGGGGCACAAAATTGAATTTTCAGGCGTCCATTTTAGCAACAACGTTTTGAATGAACAGAAGGGGCAGCTGTGTGCACGGGAAAACCACAGCAAGAGCGTTTCAGACGATACGTACGATGTCAAGTATGAGAGTTACTACCCCTCCAGTAAAGTCAACTTCAGTTCGGTTGGGAAGAGCGCTTCGCCTGGAATGGAGGAtgcccctcggggggggagcagcgtcCCCCATGGAGGGGCCTCCTCGGGTGGCGGCTCACAAAGCGATCAAAATGTTGTAGCGGTGATGGATCATATGAGCGGGGCACCCCACGCGGATGGCGCGTCCGCGCGCTCGCTTTACTCGAGCGTCGACGAGGGGGTTGCTCCCGTGGTGGTTCCTTCGGGCCAGGCCGCGAACGGCGCGAGCAGCGCGAGCGGAAGAGAAAGCGGCCCGGTTGTAGGGGATAACGACCCGGTTGaagacaaaatgggggtaTCTGGCGACGCCTGCCGCGCCGGGGAACCCCCCGACGGGGCAAACGCCAGCCAGCCCTCCAGCGGAGACATCTTCCAAAGCTACGACGAAACGGATGAGAATAGGTACCCTGAAAATCAGAGCAAGGAGGTCCCCattgggggagaagcgcaaaCGGGAGGGCCCCCCCATCAGGGGGACCCCATCGGAGGAGCTAACCCTTCAACTTTGCCAAATGGCGAGAAGGAAAACCCCAATGAGGAATCATTTTTACGTGAAGCGGAGGAACAACACACCCTGGAGAGCAAAAGCTTTTCCATCGAAATGGACACAGATGAGTCCCCCAAAAGGGCCAAGAAGCAGAGGGAAAGTACCCCCATTGTGGGACGCGAAAATGTTAGTCAAAAGTCAGCCGAGGAGGAAACTGAGCAGATGGGAGAGGAACCCCCGATGAGGAGCTGCCACTTCAACGAGTCAAACTCGTCCATGAATTCTATCACGTCACTGCTTTACAACAGCAAATTGATGTGGGCAAATAAAGCCACGCTGAAAAATACCCCTCCAAATTATCACCTCCTTGTGTACGCCCTCGCCGGCTGTGCCTGCGTCTACAGCGACACCCTCACTGAGAATGTATACGGCCACGAAATAGACAAACGATTATTCGAAGCCAccgaaatgaaaataagCAACTACATTAACAAATACAACATGAATGTGAAGAAGGTCTCCCTAAAAATCAATTACacatttaaacattttgatATTCTTAAAACATTCGAATTTGACTACTTCACAAAAATCTCGACGACGCTAGCGTATGGCTACTTTaacttgggggaaaaaaatttcgtcGTTTTTTCGAAAGGCTcttttgataaaatttacaGAAAATgcatcaaaaatgaagaagtgcatttttttaaaaagaaagaacaagaatatagcaaaaatgggttctacGTAATTGGGCTAGCCTTTCGAATCATAGGCGGCATGTCCTTTGAGGAAATACTACAGCTGCCAAGGGAGGAGTTAGAAAAGGACATGAGCTTCTTATCGCTCATCATGTTTAGCAATTACATTAAGAAGGATGCCGGGTTGGTTATTCAAACTCTGAAGGGCTCCTCCATCAGGCCAGTCATCCTTACCGGCGATAATGCCTACAACTGCCTCTACGTGGGGAACAAAATTGGCCTCTTCAACAGCATTAACTTTTACGAGTCCTTCCTCTCCATCAGCATGAACGGGAAGGAGCACTCCAACGATAATTCGAACTCCAACGCGAACGCGAGCTCCAACTCAGCGGAGGGGATACTAAACGAGCGAGAGAACCTGTTCCTCTCCACCGAGACGAAATTTTTGtcatttgaaaattttatcaagTCGAACGCACAAGGAGGGGGCGAAGACGCATCcgagcaaagggggagggaagtGACTCCTCCTGTAGTGGGAACGCACgagaaaggggaggaagtggGGACCCCCCAAAATAGCCGCCTCCCCAGGGGGGCGTCCTCCAAGATCTACCGCGATATGGACGAGGACTacgcggggggagaaaccaCAGCGCTGCTCCATGGCGGGCAAAGGCCTTCCCAGGGGGGCGCGCCAAACGGACACCCCGCCTCGAACGGTGGCAGCCGCTTCCCCGTGGAGGAGGCCCCCTTCCTCGAGGCAGTCAGCCAAGTGAACCCCCCTCACAGCAAAAACTCGTGCTACACAAACGAGCAAAACGAACAGCGAAGCGAAAATGTTATTGTCTACGGGTACATGCAAGAACCCCCCACCGACCTCGTATTCGTCAACatacaaaatgataaaagGGTTAATTCGCAAGAGGTGCTCTTTGGAAATGCCTACAAAGAAATCATCCTAACGGGAGAAGCATACACTTACATACGGCACACCATTTTTGACATTtcaaatgaagaggaggatatCCCTTCCTATGGTAACGTCGAAAGGTTGGAAGGCTACAAGAACTTCCTCCTACGTGTACGCATCTTCTCCCGATTAACCCCAAACAACAAAATAGAGGTGATAAAAGATTTCATCAAATACGACTACATCTCTGGCATGTGTGGGGATGGAAGCAACGACTGTGgagctttaaaaatttctcaTGCAGGGTTGGCCCTATCAGATGCAGACACGTCCGTTGTGTCCCCATTTAgtagcaaaaatgataatataaaaagcgTCATCGATGTGTTGAGGGAAGGAAGAGCCTGTCTAGTCACCTCTATCAACTGCTATAAGTATATGCTGCTTTACGGCTTCATGATTTCCGTTGTGAAAATTGTCCTCTTTATGAATGCCCACGCGGTTATGTCCGAATATGGCTACCTCTTCTTCGACAATGTCATTCTACTATTGCTGGCGAAATCTATGACTCTCTCCAGACCAGCtaggaaattaaaaacacaGACGCCCACCTCAAGTATCATTGGTGCTCAGACTATCATCTCTTTACTCTCCAATTtggttgttaatttttttttcctttacatAATCATGCTAcagtttttttatgtatacgATTTACCGTCGTCGTATGAGATGAACAGCTCTGCGCCCAAGTCTTCCTGGTGGCTCATGAGCGATAACTACGAGAGCTTTTTGGCCTGCGTGTGGTTTTGCTTCCAAATTGTGAACAGCGCCTTCATCTTCACCTTCGGCGGCAAGTACCGCAAGCCCATCTTCTCCAACTACACCTTCATGGG GTACTACTGCCTCATCAACAGCTTCCTGCTCTACCTGACGGTCGGAGGGCCCAACCGACTCACGTGCCTCTTCCGAATGAACTGCAACGACGAAGTTTCCAGAGCAACCAAATTCAAAGTTCTAGACCTATTCTCCTACTCAGCCAGCGGCCTAAGTTTCTACGGCCCAAACGGAAACAACATCCTCACCACGGGCCACAAGCTGAAGTTCCTTTTTCTAAATCTTCTAAACATAGCCGCCAACATTTGCATATCAAAATACGTTTTGTGCGAGCCGCTGTACAACATGGTTAGGCGGTTCTTCAACTTCCAGAATAGGAAGGTCCCCGTGTAG
- a CDS encoding hypothetical protein, conserved (encoded by transcript PVX_097765A) produces MIKRGDPLRSKFEYKYLLYALSFVSLNVGVCNEYIKRKKEKHKNEEQKIYFHLTEKNFEFIDKRKYASRLENICANFNLPLVAISGAANNYYPVDYHLQYLNNLFEGKKDDLRKLIEDGNKRKVEANKRVDAIVEDVMNFMEGQCAFTGQEGEEEHTSQAVQSFLRNLNWTHLKEFIFQRNRVKVKSVGEFLDTLIDELYAYAYIYLLVNYKRNNFFDFVRRKRSYRHCSENVGKDLGLELSSYLGLGQDDAEAAVSVTDAAVQGEPVVEPAKYVLNIDTVKEIQASLATYGVAVLKNFLRKEDLEKIKKELFLDKKEMNVSPLLMDRDNNIFCIRPTRGRQYCILRNSKVSDLFTNLQQYWMNVIYAYLPIGGYQNVYDLMGKNEILKMNDFKTVNISSEGNNKIFLSELQLVNNEPLSEIQSHHVDNGLSGVTVILPLNRINEESGNFEFFLGTHLFTSIKRKEKIKNFKKFLQIYYQTGSSFIPDVNPQDVIIYDSKILHRGLSNNLWVKNSSLIYRYDYRKYPPPGQDFLDICSYNLIGKCISVFNFLGKYF; encoded by the exons ATGATTAAACGCGGGGACCCCTTGCGCTCCAAGTTTGAGTACAAGTACCTGCTCTACGCCCTGTCCTTTGTCTCGCTGAACGTGG GAGTGTGCAACGAGTACATTaagcggaaaaaggaaaagcacaaaaatgaggagcagAAAATCTACTTCCACCTGACGGAGAAGAACTTCGAATTTATCGACAAAAGGAAGTATGCGAGTCGACTTGAAAATATATGCGCAAATTTCAATTTGCCCCTTGTGGCCATTTCGGGGGCAGCAAATAATTACTACCCTGTGGACTACCACTTGCAGTATTTGAATAACCTctttgaggggaaaaaagacgATTTAAGAAAGTTGATCGAAGATGggaataaaagaaaagtagAAGCAAACAAACGTGTAGATGCAATTGTGGAGGATGTGATGAACTTTATGGAAGGTCAGTGTGCATTTACGGGtcaagaaggggaagaggagcaCACTTCCCAAGCAGTGCAATCCTTTTTGAGGAACCTAAATTGGACGCACTTGAaggaattcatttttcagcGCAATAGGGTTAAGGTTAAATCGGTGGGCGAGTTTTTGGACACTCTGATCGATGAGCTATATGCCTATGCGTACATCTACCTGCTGGTGAATTACAAGAGGAACAACTTTTTCGACTTtgtgaggaggaagcggtcgTACAGGCACTGCAGTGAAAACGTGGGGAAGGATCTCGGCTTGGAGCTGAGCAGCTACTTGGGGCTTGGTCAAGATGACGCAGAAGCAGCGGTCAGCGTGACGGACGCTGCGGTGCAAGGCGAGCCCGTCGTGGAACCTGCCAAGTACGTCCTGAACATCGACACGGTGAAGGAAATTCAGGCCAGCCTGGCAACCTACGGAGTTGCCGTTTTGAAAAACTTCCTCAGAAAAGAAGActtggagaaaataaaaaaagaattattcctcgacaaaaaagaaatgaacgTATCGCCCCTCCTCATGGATAGAGATAATAACATTTTCTGCATACGACCCACAAGGGGAAGGCAGTACTGCATACTACGCAACAGCAAAGTGAGCGACCTCTTCACAAATTTGCAGCAATATTGGATGAACGTCATTTATGCCTACTTACCCATTGGGGGGTACCAAAATGTGTACGATTtgatggggaaaaatgaaattttaaaaatgaatgattTTAAAACGGTAAATATATCGTCTGAggggaataataaaatatttttatccgAATTGCAATTGGTGAACAACGAACCGTTGAGCGAAATTCAGTCACACCATGTGGACAATGGGTTAAGTGGGGTGACCGTCATTTTGCCGCTAAACAGGATAAACGAAGAGTCAGGGaattttgaatttttcctcggaacacatttatttacgtccataaaaaggaaggaaaaaattaaaaattttaagaaatttttGCAGATATATTACCAAACAGGGTCATCCTTCATTCCGGATGTAAACCCACAAGACGTCATCATTTATGACTCCAAGATTTTGCACAGAGGGTTGTCAAACAATTTGTGGGTCAAAAATTCTTCCCTAATTTATCGCTACGATTATAGGAAgtaccccccccctgggcagGACTTCCTCGACATTTGCTCGTACAACCTTATTGGGAAATGCATTTCGGTTTTTAACTTTTTGGGGAAGTATTTTTAG